One Globicephala melas chromosome 6, mGloMel1.2, whole genome shotgun sequence genomic window carries:
- the BAG1 gene encoding BAG family molecular chaperone regulator 1, with translation MAAAGLSVTVTHSNEKHDLQVIPQEGCSEPIVQDLAQVVEEATGVPLPFQKLIFKGKSLKEMETPLSALGIQNGCRVMLIGKKNSPEEEVEIKKLKDLEKSVEKIADQLEELSKELTGIQQGFLAKDLQAEALCKLDRRVIATVGQFMKILEEIDTLVLPENFKDSRMKRKGLVKKIQAFLAACDTVEQSICQEMERLQATNLALAD, from the exons gcaATGAGAAGCACGATCTTCAAGTTATCCCGCAAGAAGGCTGTAGTGAACCAATTGTCCAAGACCTGGCCCAGGTTGTTGAAGAGGCCACAGGGGTCCCGCTGCCTTTTCAGAAACTCATATTTAAGG GAAAATCTCTGAAAGAAATGGAGACGCCATTGTCAGCACTTGGAATACAAAATGGTTGCCGGGTCATGTTAATTGGGAAAAAG AACAGTCCAGAGGAAGAAGTTGAAATAAAGAAGTTGAAAGATTTGGAGAAGTCTGTGGAGAAGATAGCTGACCAACTGGAAGAGTTGAGTAAAGAGCTTACTGGAATCCAGCAG GGTTTTCTGGCCAAGGATTTGCAAGCTGAAGCTCTCTGCAAACTCGACAGGAGAGTAATAGCCACAGTCGGGCAGTTTATGAAGATCTTGGAAGAGATTGACACACTA GTTCTGCCAGAAAATTTCAAAGACAGTCGAATGAAAAGGAAGGGTTTGGTGAAAAAGATTCAG GCGTTCCTAGCTGCATGTGATACAGTGGAGCAGAGCATCTGCCAGGAGATGGAGCGACTGCAGGCCACTAACTTGGCCTTGGCTGACTGA